The proteins below come from a single Mytilus edulis chromosome 5, xbMytEdul2.2, whole genome shotgun sequence genomic window:
- the LOC139525270 gene encoding craniofacial development protein 2-like has protein sequence MNAKKGSDNVKYEDVMGKNGYGVINENGELFRNYCQTNNIVVCFSIFQHKDIHKCTWKSPDGNIKNQIDHITIDKRFRKSMEDVRSYRGADVGSDHELLISRVKLKLFRQRVNQGQKKRYDTDKLKIPTVAQEFKLDFGY, from the coding sequence ATGAATGCAAAGAAAGGATCAGATAATGTTAAATATGAAGATGTAATGGGGAAGAACGGGTATGGTGTTATCAATGAGAACGGAGAACTATTTCGGAATTATTGTCAGACTAACAACATTGTAGTTTGCTTCAGCATATTCCAACATAAAGATATTCATAAATGTACATGGAAGTCACCAGACGGAAACATCAAGAATCAGATTGATCACATCACGATTGACAAAAGGTTTAGAAAATCTATGGAAGATGTACGGTCATATAGAGGTGCTGATGTTGGTAGTGATCATGAACTACTTATTTCCAGAGTTAAGCTTAAACTATTTAGACAGAGAGTAAATCAGGGACAGAAGAAAAGATATGACACAGATAAGCTAAAGATACCAACAGTTGCACAAGAGTTCAAACTTGATTTCGGGTATTAG